One window of the Pseudomonadota bacterium genome contains the following:
- a CDS encoding helix-turn-helix transcriptional regulator: MDKWTSDKIKELRLSLQLTQKKFANLIGVTDIYVIYLEKGVRTPGKTLCILFDCIKSKENEKGKVGDKRGKRHIQKG, from the coding sequence ATGGATAAGTGGACATCTGATAAGATTAAAGAATTAAGGCTATCATTACAATTAACACAAAAAAAGTTTGCCAATCTTATAGGTGTAACTGATATCTATGTTATCTATCTTGAGAAGGGGGTGAGAACACCGGGGAAAACTTTATGTATTTTATTCGATTGCATTAAGAGCAAGGAAAACGAAAAAGGAAAGGTAGGTGATAAACGTGGTAAAAGGCATATACAAAAGGGGTAA